In Pirellulales bacterium, a single window of DNA contains:
- a CDS encoding ATP-binding cassette domain-containing protein, whose amino-acid sequence MLRFSGVSKDYGNKTVVPQFDLTVETGEVLVLLGPSGCGKTTILRMVAGLVKATAGEIVVDDLLLTERALPDVRRRLGYVIQEGGLFPHLTAAANVTLMARHQRWSRERRDQRLAELVEMTRFPPDALNRYPVELSGGQRQRVSLMRALFLSPHLLLLDEPLGALDPMIRAGLQRDLKDVFERTGATVLLVTHDLVEASWFADRVCMLENGRIVQQGSFASIVNNPASEFVREFVNSQIVAK is encoded by the coding sequence ATGCTTCGTTTCTCAGGAGTTTCAAAAGATTACGGAAACAAAACCGTAGTGCCGCAGTTCGATTTAACGGTGGAAACCGGCGAAGTGCTCGTGCTACTCGGGCCAAGCGGTTGTGGCAAGACGACGATCCTACGAATGGTCGCGGGCTTGGTGAAGGCCACCGCGGGGGAAATCGTCGTAGACGATTTGCTACTGACCGAGCGCGCCCTGCCTGACGTGCGGCGGCGCCTGGGCTATGTGATTCAAGAGGGCGGTTTGTTCCCGCACCTGACGGCCGCGGCCAATGTAACCCTCATGGCTCGCCACCAGAGGTGGTCCCGCGAGCGACGTGACCAGCGATTGGCCGAATTGGTCGAGATGACCCGATTCCCGCCGGACGCCCTCAACCGTTACCCTGTCGAGCTATCGGGTGGGCAACGGCAGCGGGTCAGCCTGATGCGCGCGCTGTTTCTCAGCCCGCACTTGTTGCTACTCGATGAGCCGTTGGGAGCACTCGATCCAATGATTCGTGCCGGCCTGCAGCGTGATCTGAAAGATGTGTTCGAGCGCACAGGTGCCACGGTGTTGCTCGTCACCCACGATTTGGTGGAAGCGAGCTGGTTTGCCGATCGGGTCTGCATGCTTGAAAATGGGCGCATCGTTCAGCAGGGTTCGTTCGCGAGTATCGTGAACAATCCCGCCAGTGAGTTCGTGCGCGAATTCGTCAATTCGCAAATCGTCGCCAAATGA
- the nirB gene encoding nitrite reductase large subunit NirB produces MNSSPHVPVKRQTIVVIGNGMVGQRFCERLVEFDRDRRFRIVTFCEEPRSAYDRVGLTSFFAHRDAEKLMLARREWYAENGVELHVGDRAAALDRRSCLVKSDKGVEVAYDYAVLATGSYPFVPPVPGVEKTGVFVYRTIEDLQSIISYAQQARRCAVIGGGLLGLEAAKAAYDLQLETHVIEFASKLMPRQVDDQGSRILVRKIESLGVKVHLGTSTKAIHGNGHVQGIEFADGESIDVDMVIVSTGIRPRDELARSAGLTVGERGGVAVDDRLETCDPHVFAIGECALHGGMVYGLVAPGYEMAEIVAANLTGGDRRFAGADLSTKLKLMGVDVASFGTYEAPPERATPLVFEDPFGGIYKRLLISPDGTRLLGGILVGDAADYGRLAMLAKSDAPLPCLPRELILGSAQPSAALGIESMPDSTQICSCNNVNKGALRAAILDGGIDTLDELKRCTKAGTGCGGCMPLVADLLKNEMKRAGKAVVSHLCEHFSYSRTELFAIVKAKELRTFAAILSHCGQGLGCEVCKPTVASILASLWADDILQSEHQTLQDTNDRFLANLQRGGTYSVVPRVPGGEITPEKLGVIARVADKYGLYTKITGGQRIDMFGAPVEKLPEIWEELVTAGFESGHAYGKAVRTVKSCVGTTWCRYGVQDSVAFAIRVENRYKGIRAPHKIKMAVSGCIRECAEAQSKDVGLIATEQGYNLYVCGNGGSKPRHADLLATDLDEETALRYVDRFLMYYIMTADRLTRTATWVEKLEGGLDHVREVIVDDKLNIAAELDTMMATLVDAYQCEWAAVVRDPERRKWFRQFANTDENESCIQIVHERGQGRPADWPSEFVSLEQFRLLDGRTLGEHDHESFEALRWVTVGNVADFPRDGGATIKYGRSQIAVFNVTSRGQWYATQNMCPHKKAFVLSRGIVGDAVGEPKVACPLHKKTFSLASGESLQGEEYRIRTFPVRIDGEQVQVQFPPEDALDQLLATDIGCRLATACNEDVVACEVAGT; encoded by the coding sequence ATGAATAGCAGTCCACACGTTCCCGTGAAACGCCAAACCATTGTCGTCATTGGTAACGGCATGGTAGGCCAACGTTTTTGCGAACGGCTGGTTGAGTTCGATCGCGATAGACGTTTTCGCATCGTCACATTCTGCGAAGAACCTCGCAGTGCCTACGATCGAGTTGGCCTCACGTCGTTCTTCGCCCACCGCGACGCTGAGAAGCTGATGCTTGCACGCCGCGAATGGTATGCGGAAAACGGAGTTGAGCTGCACGTAGGCGATCGAGCCGCGGCACTCGACCGGCGGTCGTGCCTGGTAAAGTCCGACAAAGGCGTTGAAGTTGCGTACGACTATGCCGTGCTGGCCACAGGGTCGTACCCCTTTGTGCCGCCGGTTCCGGGCGTCGAGAAAACGGGCGTCTTCGTCTATCGCACGATCGAGGACCTGCAAAGCATCATCTCCTACGCACAGCAGGCACGACGTTGTGCGGTGATTGGCGGCGGTCTACTGGGGCTTGAGGCTGCCAAAGCGGCGTACGATCTGCAGCTGGAGACCCACGTTATCGAGTTCGCGTCGAAGTTGATGCCGCGACAAGTCGATGATCAGGGATCGCGCATTCTGGTCCGGAAAATCGAATCCCTAGGCGTCAAAGTTCACCTGGGAACGTCGACCAAGGCGATACACGGAAATGGCCACGTGCAGGGGATTGAATTCGCCGATGGCGAATCGATCGATGTCGATATGGTCATCGTCTCGACCGGCATTCGGCCACGGGACGAGCTAGCTCGGTCTGCTGGCCTGACAGTGGGCGAGCGAGGTGGAGTCGCGGTGGATGATCGGCTCGAGACCTGCGATCCGCATGTGTTCGCGATCGGTGAGTGTGCGCTCCATGGCGGCATGGTATACGGCCTTGTCGCGCCGGGCTACGAGATGGCTGAAATCGTTGCGGCGAATCTGACGGGCGGCGATCGCAGATTCGCCGGTGCCGATCTTTCTACGAAATTGAAGCTGATGGGCGTTGATGTCGCCAGCTTCGGAACATACGAAGCGCCGCCGGAACGAGCGACGCCGCTGGTATTTGAAGATCCGTTCGGCGGCATTTACAAGAGGCTGCTGATTTCACCCGACGGCACGCGTTTGCTAGGCGGCATTCTTGTCGGCGATGCCGCCGATTATGGCCGGCTGGCCATGCTCGCCAAAAGCGACGCACCGCTGCCGTGCCTGCCGCGCGAGTTGATTCTGGGTTCTGCGCAGCCGAGCGCGGCATTGGGCATCGAGTCCATGCCCGATTCAACACAAATCTGCTCATGTAACAACGTCAACAAGGGCGCGCTCCGTGCAGCCATTCTCGATGGCGGAATCGACACGCTGGACGAGTTGAAACGATGCACGAAGGCAGGAACGGGCTGTGGAGGCTGTATGCCACTGGTGGCCGATCTGCTCAAGAACGAAATGAAGCGGGCCGGCAAGGCCGTCGTGAGTCATTTGTGCGAGCACTTTTCTTACTCCCGCACCGAACTGTTCGCGATCGTCAAGGCCAAGGAGCTGCGGACTTTCGCGGCAATACTCAGCCATTGTGGGCAAGGGCTCGGCTGCGAGGTTTGCAAACCGACCGTGGCTTCGATCCTAGCCAGCCTGTGGGCCGACGACATCTTGCAATCCGAACATCAGACACTCCAGGATACGAACGACCGTTTCCTCGCCAATCTGCAGCGGGGCGGCACATACTCTGTTGTCCCTCGCGTTCCTGGCGGCGAGATCACGCCCGAGAAGCTGGGAGTCATTGCCCGTGTGGCAGACAAGTACGGCCTGTATACCAAGATCACGGGCGGGCAGCGGATCGATATGTTCGGCGCCCCTGTCGAAAAACTACCCGAAATATGGGAAGAGCTTGTCACTGCCGGCTTTGAAAGTGGCCATGCCTATGGCAAGGCTGTGCGGACCGTCAAGAGTTGCGTTGGTACTACCTGGTGCCGCTACGGCGTGCAGGATTCTGTGGCATTCGCTATCCGCGTGGAAAATCGATACAAGGGCATCCGCGCGCCGCACAAAATCAAAATGGCAGTCAGCGGTTGTATTCGCGAGTGCGCCGAGGCGCAGAGCAAGGATGTTGGGCTCATCGCCACCGAACAAGGCTACAACCTCTATGTATGCGGCAACGGCGGATCGAAGCCTCGCCACGCCGATTTGCTGGCCACGGACCTCGATGAAGAAACGGCGCTGCGTTACGTCGATCGGTTTCTGATGTACTACATCATGACGGCCGATAGGCTCACCCGCACGGCAACGTGGGTCGAAAAGCTCGAAGGTGGACTCGACCATGTGCGCGAAGTCATCGTCGACGACAAACTGAACATCGCCGCAGAACTGGACACGATGATGGCCACACTCGTCGACGCGTATCAGTGCGAGTGGGCGGCAGTGGTGCGCGATCCCGAGCGGCGCAAATGGTTCCGGCAGTTCGCCAACACCGACGAAAACGAGTCGTGCATCCAAATCGTTCACGAGCGTGGCCAGGGTCGACCGGCCGACTGGCCCAGCGAGTTCGTCTCGCTGGAACAATTCCGGCTATTGGATGGCCGAACGCTCGGAGAGCATGATCACGAGAGTTTCGAAGCGTTGCGGTGGGTCACCGTCGGCAATGTTGCGGATTTTCCTCGCGACGGCGGCGCGACGATCAAGTACGGCAGATCGCAAATTGCAGTTTTCAATGTCACCAGCCGAGGCCAGTGGTACGCCACACAGAACATGTGCCCGCACAAGAAGGCCTTTGTCCTATCGCGCGGTATCGTCGGCGATGCGGTCGGCGAGCCAAAGGTTGCCTGCCCGCTGCACAAGAAGACGTTTTCCCTGGCCAGTGGAGAATCCTTGCAAGGCGAGGAATATCGGATTCGTACATTCCCGGTACGCATCGACGGTGAGCAGGTGCAGGTGCAATTTCCACCGGAAGATGCCCTCGACCAGCTGCTGGCGACGGACATCGGCTGCCGCCTGGCCACGGCGTGTAACGAGGATGTCGTTGCCTGCGAGGTGGCTGGCACGTAG
- a CDS encoding glycine betaine ABC transporter substrate-binding protein, whose amino-acid sequence MKNTAILKWGVLCVLLLAAGLAPLPRQAATVRIGSKKFTESVILGEVLRLLAADEGLNAAHYREFGGTRIVFQALEGGEIDAYPEYTGTIVEEILASQAVPDDEAMRRELRARGIGMSESLGFSNSYALALTRQRAEALGISKISDLRRLPELHLALTHEFLDRGDGWRALVRHYDLPQRNVVGVDHDVAYPQLLSGEIDVTDVYSTDAMVHRNDLVLLEDDQNFFPRYDAVWLYRLDTAERHPKLLAGIHRLERSIVEQKMRELNDAVESGEQSESQAAAAFLRTQLGVKSEPKEDSLSRVILRHVGEHLDLVRRSLLPAIVVGVALGIFCQRFRRTGRVVLAAVGLLQTIPSLALLVLLMPLVGALGYPSVGEGSVTAVVALLAYCLFPIVRNTFTGLEGIPRGTIESATVLGLSPAAKLAEIELPMALPVMLAGIRTAAVQNVGFATLGAIIGAGGLGQPILRGIRLNDVKLILAGAIPAALLALLLQLLIDWVERAVVARGLKGGATGDR is encoded by the coding sequence ATGAAGAATACAGCCATTCTAAAATGGGGAGTTCTGTGCGTCTTGCTCTTGGCGGCCGGGCTCGCTCCCTTGCCGCGCCAAGCCGCGACGGTGCGCATCGGCTCAAAAAAATTCACCGAGTCGGTGATCTTGGGCGAAGTGTTGCGATTGCTGGCCGCCGATGAGGGGCTGAATGCTGCTCACTATCGCGAATTTGGCGGGACGCGGATCGTGTTCCAAGCGCTAGAGGGCGGCGAGATTGACGCTTACCCAGAATACACCGGCACGATCGTGGAAGAGATTCTGGCCTCGCAAGCGGTGCCCGACGACGAAGCTATGAGGCGAGAGCTCCGCGCTCGCGGAATCGGTATGTCAGAATCGTTGGGCTTTAGCAACAGCTACGCGCTGGCGCTCACCAGACAACGGGCCGAAGCGCTGGGAATCAGCAAAATCTCCGATCTGCGGCGTTTGCCCGAGTTGCACTTGGCATTAACGCACGAATTTCTCGATCGCGGCGATGGGTGGCGCGCGCTCGTCCGGCATTACGACCTGCCTCAACGCAATGTCGTAGGAGTCGATCACGATGTCGCCTATCCACAGCTCCTGTCGGGCGAAATCGACGTGACCGACGTTTATTCCACCGATGCCATGGTCCATCGCAACGACTTGGTGCTGTTGGAAGATGATCAGAACTTTTTTCCTCGTTATGACGCCGTGTGGTTATATCGTTTGGATACGGCTGAGCGTCACCCAAAGTTGCTTGCTGGCATCCACCGGCTCGAACGGAGCATCGTCGAGCAAAAGATGCGCGAGCTCAACGATGCCGTAGAGTCGGGTGAGCAATCCGAGTCGCAAGCGGCCGCCGCATTTCTACGCACGCAGCTTGGAGTAAAGTCGGAACCGAAGGAAGACTCATTGAGTCGCGTCATCTTGCGGCACGTGGGCGAGCATCTCGATCTGGTGCGCCGCTCGTTGTTGCCCGCCATTGTCGTCGGTGTGGCGCTGGGTATCTTTTGCCAACGCTTTCGACGAACCGGCCGTGTTGTGCTGGCTGCCGTCGGACTGTTGCAGACAATCCCATCGCTGGCGCTGTTGGTCTTATTGATGCCCTTGGTGGGGGCCCTTGGCTACCCGAGCGTCGGCGAAGGATCGGTCACGGCCGTCGTCGCCCTGTTGGCTTATTGCTTGTTCCCGATCGTAAGAAACACGTTCACAGGGTTAGAGGGAATACCGCGTGGCACGATCGAGTCGGCGACCGTATTGGGACTGAGCCCTGCCGCAAAATTGGCCGAAATCGAACTGCCGATGGCGCTGCCTGTCATGCTGGCTGGAATTCGCACCGCAGCGGTACAGAACGTGGGGTTTGCGACTTTGGGCGCGATCATCGGGGCGGGCGGCCTTGGCCAACCGATCTTGCGCGGCATTCGGCTCAATGATGTGAAGCTCATCCTGGCCGGAGCGATCCCTGCGGCGCTGCTGGCCTTGCTTCTACAACTGCTGATCGATTGGGTGGAGCGAGCCGTGGTGGCACGTGGCTTAAAAGGGGGTGCGACGGGGGATCGATGA
- a CDS encoding DmsC/YnfH family molybdoenzyme membrane anchor subunit, which translates to MIELPVVSNKSAPIGAACASSSVTGPALISALLEAQQSLAAVDEFNRWHSGDQSRGLIGRQVSPRYRALLPASPPGPGQQYAFEVDLDRCSGCKACVTACHTLNGLDASETWRDVGLLIGGSRNAPVMQHVTAACHHCLEPACMIACPVNAYEKDPTTGIVKHLDDQCFGCQYCTLACPYDVPKYHPDKGIVRKCDMCSSRLAVGEPPACVQACPHEAIAIRTVDRQQIIDDAEAALFLPAAPDPQHTLPTTTYKTQRSYPRNLLPADYFRVNPQHAHWPLAIMLVLTQMSVGAFVAGLTWERLLDGQDGASLRSLHAINSLAFGLLALSASVLHLGRPRYAFRAVLGLRHSWLSREILAFGVFAALASTYAGALLATDLWFKQAQDSSFISILVAACSVEWIGWAVAASGGLGVFCSVMIYVFTRRECWSFTRVAVRFVLTAALLGLTAAWLSILVATVARPSGELLSVIRENGPALCRTILLLAIVKLLWEVALFRHLLLSRMTPLRRSALLQTGELSSVTLARFALGLLGGVVMPILLLNAFPSLSNASVVSFVAMAGLLFVANLVGELLERFLFFAACAAPRMPGGIR; encoded by the coding sequence ATGATCGAACTCCCTGTGGTGAGCAACAAATCCGCGCCAATCGGCGCCGCATGTGCCAGTTCATCAGTGACAGGTCCGGCGCTGATCAGCGCGCTGCTCGAGGCCCAGCAATCGTTAGCGGCAGTCGATGAGTTTAACCGCTGGCACTCCGGCGATCAGTCGCGTGGCCTAATCGGGCGCCAAGTCTCACCGAGATATCGCGCGCTCCTTCCCGCCTCACCACCCGGACCCGGTCAGCAATATGCCTTCGAGGTCGATCTCGATCGCTGCTCGGGTTGCAAAGCATGCGTTACGGCGTGCCATACGCTGAATGGGCTCGACGCGTCGGAAACCTGGCGCGATGTTGGGCTCTTGATCGGCGGTTCGCGCAACGCTCCCGTGATGCAGCATGTCACGGCGGCGTGTCATCATTGCCTCGAACCGGCATGCATGATCGCCTGCCCCGTAAACGCTTATGAGAAAGATCCGACGACTGGCATTGTCAAGCATTTGGACGACCAATGTTTTGGGTGCCAGTACTGCACGTTGGCCTGTCCGTACGACGTTCCCAAATATCATCCTGACAAAGGAATCGTCCGCAAGTGCGACATGTGTTCGTCGCGACTCGCGGTGGGCGAGCCGCCGGCATGCGTGCAAGCGTGCCCTCACGAGGCGATCGCCATCCGCACGGTTGATCGGCAGCAGATCATTGACGACGCCGAGGCAGCCCTGTTTCTGCCCGCCGCACCCGATCCTCAGCACACTTTGCCAACGACGACCTATAAAACGCAGCGTTCATATCCGCGCAACTTGCTGCCGGCCGACTACTTTCGCGTGAACCCGCAACATGCGCATTGGCCGCTGGCAATCATGCTAGTGCTAACGCAGATGTCCGTCGGCGCGTTTGTCGCGGGTTTGACCTGGGAGCGTCTGCTTGATGGACAGGACGGAGCCAGTCTGCGGTCGTTGCACGCGATCAATTCGCTGGCTTTCGGCCTCTTGGCACTATCGGCGAGCGTGCTTCATCTTGGACGGCCACGATACGCGTTTCGCGCCGTGCTAGGGTTGCGGCATTCATGGTTGAGCCGCGAAATCCTTGCTTTTGGCGTATTCGCCGCCTTGGCGAGCACGTATGCGGGCGCGCTGTTGGCCACGGATCTATGGTTCAAGCAAGCTCAGGATTCGTCCTTTATCTCGATATTGGTTGCGGCCTGTTCCGTTGAATGGATTGGCTGGGCTGTCGCCGCAAGCGGCGGTTTGGGCGTCTTCTGCTCCGTAATGATCTATGTTTTCACGCGCCGCGAGTGCTGGTCGTTTACGCGCGTGGCCGTGCGATTCGTGCTCACCGCGGCCTTGCTCGGCCTGACAGCCGCCTGGTTGAGTATCCTGGTCGCGACAGTCGCGCGTCCTTCTGGCGAGTTGTTGTCCGTCATTCGAGAGAACGGGCCTGCACTTTGCCGAACGATCCTCCTGCTGGCGATCGTGAAGCTACTGTGGGAAGTGGCACTTTTCCGTCACCTGTTACTCAGCCGCATGACGCCGCTGCGGCGCTCGGCGCTGCTGCAGACCGGAGAATTGTCGAGCGTTACGCTGGCGCGCTTCGCGCTGGGACTGCTTGGCGGAGTCGTCATGCCCATATTGTTGCTGAACGCCTTTCCGTCGCTGTCGAATGCAAGCGTTGTGTCATTCGTTGCGATGGCGGGCCTGCTGTTCGTGGCGAATCTAGTCGGAGAGTTGCTTGAGCGGTTTCTGTTTTTTGCTGCTTGTGCCGCGCCGCGAATGCCAGGAGGAATTCGATGA
- a CDS encoding nitrate reductase, which produces MSVRPRQSGQSSLLPILFERQGPLTEELMLEPGRFGLGLTPAQLQADSIAGSVCGFCSTGCNLNIHLRESSAVGLTPDADYPVNLGMACPKGWESLAVLDAPDRATTPLRRSAAGRLEPVTWDVALRSFVEGMKSVQSRHGAHSIAFLSTGQIVNEEMALLGALAKFGMGMLHGDGNTRQCMATAVVAYKQAFGFDAPPYAYADFEESDVIVLVGSNLAIAHPILWQRIMGNPRRPEIVVLDPRATETSMAATQHLPLYPKSDLALLYGIARLLIERGWIDRRFIDAHTEGFDEFAAFVQSFTLATVAEATRLPVEMIETFAATIHQGERVSFWWTMGVNQSHQAVRTAQALINLALMTGNIGRPGTGANSVTGQCNAMGSRLFSNTTNLLGGHDFANPTDRRKVADVLTIDEATIPREASWPYHRIMEGILRGEIRGLWVVATNPAHSWINQCQARDILDRLDFLVVQDMYHTTETAQRAHLVLPAAGWGEKEGTFINSERRIGLTRKVRKAPGHALADFHIFRLVADYWGCGEMFRKWDSPASVFQLLKRLTAGQPCDITGIEDYSMLTARGGVQWPFPASHSDERQERRLFEDGQFFHADGRARFLCEAPRPLPEQPSEQYPFVLLTGRGSAAQWHTQTRTAKSAVLRKLYPRDLYAEINPQDAARLAIRTGERLRISSQRGELHARALVTPTIQPGQLFLPMHYEATNVLTDAVFDPYSHQPAYKSCAVSVEAAI; this is translated from the coding sequence ATGAGCGTGCGCCCACGGCAATCCGGTCAGTCGTCTCTCCTGCCCATCCTGTTTGAGCGCCAGGGACCGCTGACCGAAGAGTTGATGCTCGAACCAGGTCGGTTTGGCCTGGGACTGACACCCGCGCAGCTACAAGCCGATTCGATCGCCGGTTCGGTGTGCGGATTCTGCTCGACAGGCTGCAACTTAAACATACATCTGCGCGAATCTAGCGCGGTCGGATTGACACCGGATGCAGACTATCCGGTGAATCTCGGTATGGCGTGCCCGAAGGGTTGGGAGTCGCTCGCCGTGCTTGACGCGCCTGATCGCGCAACGACGCCTCTTCGGCGCAGCGCCGCGGGTCGGCTGGAGCCGGTGACTTGGGATGTCGCTCTCCGAAGCTTCGTAGAGGGCATGAAATCGGTTCAGTCCCGGCACGGAGCACACTCGATAGCCTTCCTCAGCACCGGACAAATCGTAAACGAGGAAATGGCGCTGCTAGGGGCGCTGGCAAAATTCGGCATGGGCATGCTTCACGGCGACGGCAATACGCGCCAGTGCATGGCGACAGCCGTCGTGGCATATAAGCAAGCCTTCGGATTTGACGCGCCTCCCTATGCCTATGCCGATTTCGAGGAATCGGACGTTATTGTTCTCGTCGGCAGCAACTTGGCGATCGCTCACCCAATTCTCTGGCAACGAATCATGGGCAATCCCAGGCGGCCAGAGATTGTCGTCCTTGACCCGCGCGCTACCGAAACCTCGATGGCCGCGACACAACACCTGCCACTGTACCCCAAATCTGACCTGGCACTGCTTTATGGAATCGCCAGACTGCTCATCGAACGAGGTTGGATCGACCGCCGATTCATTGACGCGCATACCGAGGGGTTCGATGAGTTCGCCGCCTTCGTTCAATCCTTCACTCTGGCGACGGTGGCAGAAGCGACACGGCTGCCTGTGGAAATGATTGAAACGTTCGCCGCAACCATTCACCAGGGCGAGCGAGTCTCGTTTTGGTGGACGATGGGCGTCAACCAAAGTCATCAGGCGGTGCGGACCGCGCAGGCGCTCATCAACCTGGCGCTTATGACTGGCAACATTGGCCGGCCAGGAACTGGCGCGAACTCGGTGACCGGCCAATGTAACGCGATGGGTTCGCGATTGTTCAGCAATACGACGAACTTGCTGGGTGGGCACGACTTTGCCAATCCGACGGATCGCAGAAAAGTCGCCGACGTATTGACGATCGACGAGGCCACAATTCCGCGCGAGGCAAGTTGGCCCTATCATCGCATCATGGAGGGCATCCTGCGCGGCGAGATCCGTGGCCTGTGGGTCGTCGCCACCAACCCCGCCCACTCGTGGATCAATCAATGCCAGGCGCGCGATATCCTCGATCGGCTCGATTTCCTGGTCGTGCAGGACATGTACCATACAACGGAAACCGCGCAGCGCGCCCACTTGGTACTCCCCGCCGCCGGCTGGGGTGAGAAGGAGGGGACCTTTATCAACTCCGAGCGCCGCATCGGCCTTACGCGCAAGGTGCGAAAGGCACCCGGCCACGCATTGGCTGATTTTCATATCTTCCGTCTCGTTGCCGATTACTGGGGGTGCGGTGAGATGTTCCGCAAGTGGGACTCCCCTGCGAGCGTATTTCAGTTGCTAAAGCGTCTCACAGCCGGACAGCCATGTGATATTACGGGGATCGAGGATTACTCCATGCTGACCGCGCGCGGCGGCGTGCAATGGCCCTTTCCAGCATCCCACTCGGACGAGCGACAGGAACGCCGACTGTTCGAGGATGGGCAGTTCTTCCATGCCGACGGTCGGGCACGGTTCCTATGCGAAGCTCCACGTCCACTGCCGGAGCAACCGAGCGAACAATACCCATTCGTCTTGTTGACGGGCCGTGGATCGGCCGCGCAATGGCATACACAGACTCGCACCGCCAAATCGGCAGTGCTGCGAAAGCTCTATCCGCGTGATCTCTATGCCGAGATCAATCCGCAGGATGCGGCCCGTCTCGCCATCCGTACCGGCGAACGGCTTAGAATCTCATCACAGCGCGGCGAGCTGCACGCACGGGCACTCGTCACTCCGACAATTCAGCCGGGGCAGTTGTTTCTACCCATGCATTACGAGGCAACCAACGTGCTGACGGATGCAGTGTTCGACCCGTATTCACATCAGCCGGCATACAAGTCATGCGCGGTATCGGTCGAGGCAGCGATCTGA
- a CDS encoding SDR family oxidoreductase, translating into MSSARKVAVITGASQGIGAGLVRGFLDRGYRVVANSRSIVPDASADMLTIAGDIADPAIAASVISEGVAKFGRVDTLVNNAGIFISKPFTDYTAEDYQRMLSVNLGGFFAVSQHAIRQMLKQDAGHIVNITTTLVDQPVKGVPSALASLTKGGLDAVTRSLAIEYADRAIRVNSVAPGVVKTPMHPAETHKFLAGLHPLGRMGEIAEIVEAVLYLESAQFVTGETLHVDGGAHAGHW; encoded by the coding sequence ATGAGCAGCGCACGGAAGGTTGCCGTCATCACCGGCGCATCACAAGGGATCGGCGCGGGGCTGGTCCGCGGATTTCTTGACCGCGGTTATCGCGTCGTTGCCAATTCCAGATCGATTGTACCCGACGCTTCGGCGGACATGCTGACCATTGCGGGCGACATCGCGGACCCTGCCATCGCGGCAAGCGTGATCAGCGAGGGGGTCGCGAAATTCGGCCGTGTCGATACGTTAGTCAACAACGCCGGGATCTTTATCTCCAAACCCTTCACGGATTACACGGCGGAAGACTATCAACGCATGTTGTCGGTCAATCTGGGGGGATTCTTCGCTGTTTCCCAACACGCCATTCGCCAGATGCTGAAGCAAGATGCGGGACACATCGTGAACATCACGACCACGCTCGTGGATCAACCCGTCAAGGGCGTCCCCTCGGCCCTGGCGTCGCTGACCAAAGGCGGACTCGACGCTGTCACACGGTCGCTGGCGATCGAATACGCAGATCGCGCAATCCGCGTCAACTCGGTTGCACCCGGCGTCGTAAAAACACCGATGCATCCGGCCGAAACTCACAAGTTCCTCGCCGGCTTGCACCCGCTGGGACGGATGGGCGAGATTGCGGAAATCGTCGAGGCCGTACTCTACTTGGAATCGGCCCAATTCGTGACTGGCGAGACGTTACACGTCGACGGCGGCGCGCATGCCGGACACTGGTGA